The stretch of DNA GGCTGCCGCACGGCGCGCTGCTGGAGGACTCGGTTTCGGCCGCGCTGTCCGAGTTCAGCGCCAGCGGCGGGGACTGCGCCACCGCGCTCGAAGACGTCGACGTCGACTCCGCGACGCTGTGGGATGTGCCGCAGGAGACGACCGCGGCGACCGCCCGGCTCTACGGCTGGCTGGCCGGCGAAGCCTCCGTGATCAAGCGGCTGCGGCGGCTGATGGTGCAGGACCACCAGGTACCGCGGGGCGCGGTGGCGTTCATGGGCTACTGGCGCGCGGGGCGCAGCTGAGCCCGCATCACAACGACGACCTCTTGGCAGCCTCACCGGACGCATGTCAGGATCTTCTTGGTTTTGGTAAGGCTAACCTAACCACGGAGGTTCGAGTGTCACCCGCGCAGCAACCGGTCCGCAGTGATTTCGCCGGCCGCCTCCGGTCGGAGACCCGCACCGAGCACGAACACGTCCAAACCCTGCCCTTCCTGCGCGCCCTGATCGCCGGCGAGCTGGAGGCCGACGCCTACGCGGTGATGCTCGCCCAGCACTACTTCGCCTACCAGGTCCTGGAATCGGCGGCCGAAGTGATGCGCAGCGACGTCGTCGCCGGGCCGTTCGTCAGCGACCGGCTGCGCAGGCTGCCGCACCTGGAGACCGACCTGCACTACTACCTCGGCCCGGACTGGCGCGAAGTGATCAGCGCCAGCGAGGCCACCGAGCGCTACTGCGAGCGGCTGCGCGAGGTGTGCTTCGACTGGCCCGGCGGGTTCGTGGCGCACCACTACACCCGTTGCCTGGCCGATCTCTCCGGCGGCGCCGTGATCCGCTCGGCGATGCAGCGCAGCCTGAACCCGCCGGACGGGCAGGGCTTCGCGTTCCTCACCTTCGACGACGTGCCCAGCCGCCCCCGGGTGCGCAACGCCTACCGGCTGCTGCTGGACACCGCAGGCTGGGACTCGCGGGAGCAGAAGCGGATCACCGCCGAGGTCCGGCTGGCGTACCACTTGAACACCGAGGTCTTCACCGACCTGGGACGCAGGCTGCCACCGCGGATCCCGCGGCAGCGCGGTGCGTGACCCGGGGTGCCGCAGCACGACGAGTGGTCCGGGGATGCGGGGAGCAACCCCGCGCGGGGGCCGGGGCGATGCGGGAGGCGAATCGGCATCGCCCCGGCCGGGGCCGGCGCCACGCGGGGACGGGGACGCGACGCAGGCCCGTCTTCGGACCGCCCGGCCGGGGAGGTCGGCCGGGTCACATCAGCCGGGCACCTCGGCAGGAGCCCGGTCGGAACCGGGTCGGAACGAGCCACGCGGGCGGCCGGGCCGGTTCATGCCGCCTCGCCGGTATGCCTTCCGGGTTCGGCGGAATTGTCCGGAAGACCGTTCCGGCCCGGCGGATTCCGCGGATCCTCCGGGTCGGCATCCGGCCACTCCGGTTGCCCCGGCCCGGTCGGCAGTTGCCCGGAGAAATACCCGCCACCGGAGTACGGCGCGCGCAATTCCCGGGTGCCGCGGAATGTGGCGAGAACAGCGGCGCACGCCGCGCAGGGAATTCGCCCGTCATCCGGCAGCGGGCCGATGAGCCTGCGGTGCACCGGTCCGCCGATGCGGTGCCCGCAAGCGGCGGCGGGCGCGGTCCCGCGCGCGGACACGGCCACCTTGTGCCAAGTCGCGGCGAACGCGGATGCCATCCAGGCGTGCGCGCTCACCGGACGCCTCCCGACCCCGCCGGCTCCCGGCCCGAGCCGGGTTTTTCCCCGCACGAGGCCGAATCCGCGCCGGACGCCGTGCGTCCGGGGTCCGCCCGGCCGACGGGGTCCTCCGCACCGCGCACCATTCCCCCTTCCAAATCAGAAACCGATTCACTTCATTCGATTCGCAGCATCGCTCCGCCCGGAACACCGGAGCACTTTTCGGTACCCGCACCCGCGGCCGCACCGGACGCCGCGCCGGTTCGCATCGGACCGGCCGTTCACCGCCGAGCGCGCCGCCGTCCGCGCGGAAATACCGGAAACAGGATGTCGGGTTCCGAGACCTATTGACAATAGCTCGTTCGGATGATCGCCGATCTTGTTGCAAATGACTAACATTCCTTCCATGAACGGAACCACTCCCCGGCCCCGCGCCTATGTGCTGGGCGCCGAAATGCGCGACGCACGCCAGAAAAGCGGTCTCGCGCTGCGCAGGCTGGCCGCGATCCTGGACGTCTCGCACTCGGTGCTGGTGCGCTGGGAGCGCGGGGACCGGGTGCCGTCGGCCGAGTCGGTCTCCGCGGTCTGCGCGGTGCTCGGCAGCAGCGCCACCGCGCGCAACCGGATGCTGAAGCTGGCCCGCGAGGCGGCCGCCGAGCCGCCACCGAGCACCCCGATAGGCGTTCCCGGGCAGTCCGACCAGCTCGCAACCCTGCTGGAGTTCGAGCGGACCGCCACCAGGATCACCGACGTGGCGACCAACGTGGTGCCCGGCCTGCTGCAGGCACCGGAGTACGCCCGCGCGATCATCCACGCGGGCGAGACGGAGAACGCGGACAAGCGGGTCGCGCTGCGCCTCGGCCGCCGCGAGATCATCACCCGCCGCAGGTCACCGGTGCACTACCGCGCGCTCATCCTGGAAACGGCGCTGCACCAGCCGATCGGCGACCCGGGCACGCTGCTGGAGCAGCTGCGGCTGCTGCTGGAGCTGGGCGCGCAGGACACCGTCGAGATCCGGGTGATCCCGAACAGCGCGGGGTGGACTCCCGCGCACTCCGGGGATTTCTTCCTGCTGGAGTTCTCCAAGGCGGCGCCGGTGGTGCACCTCGAACACCACCGCGGTTCGGTTTTCCTGCAGTCCGAGTCGGACGTCGCGGCGTTCGTGCGAGCCCGGGACGAGGTCGAACGCGTGGCCATGAGCTGCGCCGACTCGGCCGAGCTGATCACCGGGATCATCGCGCGGGCGCGGGCGGCCTGAGTTCGCAGCCGTGCCATCTTCGGCCGGTACGACGCCGCGCACTTCGGCCACGTGTCGTCGCGAACGTGGCCGTACGGGCGATACCGGGTGATGGGTTGCACGCTTGCACCTTCGCGAGTCCGGCTCCGGGCGTCAGCGTTTTCGCGGCTCGGCGCGGATCACGCAGATTTCCGGACCAGCGCAGGCGACGTGGACCCCGGAGATCGTCCGGGTAGCCACGGGGCATGCACACCGGCGACACCAGCGACACCGTGCGGAGCACGAAGCCTGGCACCGTGCGGAGCACGAACCCTGGCACCGTGCAGACCTTCCCGTTCCGGTTCTGGCGGCGGTACCAGGTGCTGGGCCTGCCGTTCGGCATCGCGCCGCCGACGGCGTGGGTGCGGGTCAGCGCGGCCGAGCTCGTCGTGCGGTTCGGGCCGTGGTGCGTGCGCAGCCCGCGCTCGAACATCGCCTCGACCACCGTCACCGGCCCGTACTGGCTGGTGAAGACGGCCGGTCCTGCGCACCTGTCGCTGGCCGACGGCGGGATCACCTGCGCGACCAACGGCGAGCGAGGGCTGTGCGTGCGGTTCGCCGAGCCGGTGCCGGGCATCGAGCCGCTGGGCGTGCTGCGGCATCCGGCGGTGACCGTCACCGTCGACGACTGCCCTCGGCTGGCGGCTCTGCTCGCCCAGCCCCCGGAGCGAACCGAGCCGGACCGGGACCGCCCGCAGCGGGCTGCCCGCGCGACGGGCCGGGCAGCGGCGGGCCGTTCTTCGCCGGATCGCTCAGCGCGGCCATCCGCAGGCAGGCGCCGCGGATGAAGCGCAGCTGGGTGCTCCGCCCGAACAGCTCGAATCCCAGCCGCACCACCGGGTTCGCGATCGGCGCCGCCCGCGAGTACGCCTGCACGCGGAATTCGACCGCGCCGCTGGTGAGGTCCTTGCGCACCGAGAAGCCCATCTGCCCCTGCTCCAGATGTCCTTGCAAAGTGCGGTAATTCCACCCCCACCGGCGCACCCCGCACGCGGTGTCGTCGACGACCTCGCCCACCCGGCACGGCAACCGGAAGGTGAGGCCGTAGAACCGGGTCACCAGCAGCAGGTCCGATTCCGCGAGGGTGTCCGACGAGCGGTGCACGCGTTGCACCAGCGCGGGGTCGGCGAACTCGTAGTGCCGCACCAGCGAGCAGGCGACTTCCCAGGTGCCGCCGGGCAGCGGCTCGCCCGGCGGTTCGGCGCGCAGCTGCTGGCGGAAGTCGTCGATGTGCCAGTCCGCTGCTGCGGGGGTCCGGGGCACGTCGAAGTTCAACGGCAACTCGGCAAGCCGCTGCACTTGCTCGGCTCCTCGCCGGGGGAACACGCCCACCTCCTCGTCGTCGACGTCGCTCGCAAAGCCTGGGGTGGAGAGCGCTCAGCCTTCCCGTCCGGTGTAGATCTCCACGCCCTGGACCATTCGCCCGCCTGCGGCCGCGCAAACCCGCTCGCAGCAGTGCACCCAGAGGTACGCCTGCATGAACTTGGACAGCTGGAGCCGGTCGTAGAGCAGATCGGCGGCCCAGCTGCCGCTGCGCGCCCAGGATTCGATCTCGAAGACCAGCTCCGTGCCGCGGTCTTCGGCGCGGAACTCGATCTGCCCGGCTTCCAGGTGCCCGCGCCGGGTGGCGAGCCGGAACGAGCGCGGG from Saccharopolyspora sp. SCSIO 74807 encodes:
- a CDS encoding biliverdin-producing heme oxygenase; translation: MSPAQQPVRSDFAGRLRSETRTEHEHVQTLPFLRALIAGELEADAYAVMLAQHYFAYQVLESAAEVMRSDVVAGPFVSDRLRRLPHLETDLHYYLGPDWREVISASEATERYCERLREVCFDWPGGFVAHHYTRCLADLSGGAVIRSAMQRSLNPPDGQGFAFLTFDDVPSRPRVRNAYRLLLDTAGWDSREQKRITAEVRLAYHLNTEVFTDLGRRLPPRIPRQRGA
- a CDS encoding Scr1 family TA system antitoxin-like transcriptional regulator, whose amino-acid sequence is MNGTTPRPRAYVLGAEMRDARQKSGLALRRLAAILDVSHSVLVRWERGDRVPSAESVSAVCAVLGSSATARNRMLKLAREAAAEPPPSTPIGVPGQSDQLATLLEFERTATRITDVATNVVPGLLQAPEYARAIIHAGETENADKRVALRLGRREIITRRRSPVHYRALILETALHQPIGDPGTLLEQLRLLLELGAQDTVEIRVIPNSAGWTPAHSGDFFLLEFSKAAPVVHLEHHRGSVFLQSESDVAAFVRARDEVERVAMSCADSAELITGIIARARAA
- a CDS encoding DUF1990 domain-containing protein gives rise to the protein MQRLAELPLNFDVPRTPAAADWHIDDFRQQLRAEPPGEPLPGGTWEVACSLVRHYEFADPALVQRVHRSSDTLAESDLLLVTRFYGLTFRLPCRVGEVVDDTACGVRRWGWNYRTLQGHLEQGQMGFSVRKDLTSGAVEFRVQAYSRAAPIANPVVRLGFELFGRSTQLRFIRGACLRMAALSDPAKNGPPLPGPSRGQPAAGGPGPARFAPGAGRAEPPAEGSRRR